A region from the Hypanus sabinus isolate sHypSab1 chromosome 22, sHypSab1.hap1, whole genome shotgun sequence genome encodes:
- the LOC132379730 gene encoding large ribosomal subunit protein eL27, which produces MGKFMKPGKVVLVLAGRYAGRKGVIVKNIDDGTSDRPYSHALVAGIDRYPRKVTAKMGKKKVAKRSKIKSFVKVYNYNHLMPTRYSVDIPLDKTIVNKDVFRDPALKRKARREAKVKFEERYKTGKNKWFFQKLRF; this is translated from the coding sequence ATGGGGAAATTTATGAAACCCGGGAAGGTGGTTCTGGTGCTGGCTGGTCGCTATGCTGGACGCAAAGGTGTTATTGTAAAGAACATTGATGATGGGACTTCTGACAGGCCTTACAGTCATGCCCTTGTTGCTGGTATTGATCGTTACCCTCGAAAAGTGACTGCCAAGATGGGTAAGAAAAAGGTGGCCAAGAGGTCCAAAATCAAGTCCTTTGTGAAAGTCTACAACTACAATCATCTGATGCCAACCAGATACTCCGTTGACATTCCCCTGGATAAGACCATTGTGAACAAGGATGTTTTCAGGGATCCTGCTTTGAAAAGAAAAGCCAGACGGGAAGCCAAAGTAAAATTTGAGGAAAGGTACAAGACAGGAAAAAACAAATGGTTCTTCCAGAAGCTCCGGTTCTAA